GTAAAGATAAATCGATTGAATTTTATCGATTACCACGCGTTCGTAATAAAGCATTATCTATCCTAAAGAAGATTCCATTTATACGAGGTATTGCCGCTATCGTGGACGCAAGTGCGAATGGAGCGAAGCATTTAAACTTTGCTTCAGAACGATTTGATGTCCACCCAGAAGAAGATGAACAAATTGCAAATAAAAAAGAAGAACAATCAAAATTAACGATGATATTAGGAGTTGCAGCAGTTGGCGTTTTATCGTTCATATTCGGTAAAGTAATTTTCACAGCAGTTCCTGCACTATTAGCTGAACTAACGAGACCGATTTTCCCATCTCATACAGGGCAAATCATTGTCGAAAGTGTCATTAAGCTCATGTTATTATTGAGCTATATATACTTTATTTCTTTAACCCCACTTATTAAGAGGGTGTTTCAGTACCACGGTGCAGAGCATAAAGTAATTAATGCTTATGAGAATAATCTTCCACTAACTGTAGACAATGTTCAAAAGCAAACTCGCCTCCATTATCGCTGTGGCAGTAGCTTTATAATATTTACAGTTATTATTGGAATGTTTGTTTATTTCCTAGTTCCTACAGATCCACTTTGGGCAAGGGTAGTAAACCGAATTTTATTAATTCCAGTTGTTCTCGGCATTTCTTTTGAAGTATTACAATTTACCAATCGATTACGAGATGTCCCTGTTTTGCGAGTACTTGGATATCCAGGATTATGGCTGCAACTATTAACAACGAAAGAACCAACAGATGATCAAGCGGAAGTTGCAATCGCATCGTTTGAAGAATTATTACGTTTAGAAAACAAACAATAATTATTTAAAAATGGTGTTCAACTCCTTTCCTCATCGTTAATATACTAATTTTAATATATGTTTTTAGGAGGTGTCCCTTATGAACGGTCGTTCGTTTACATTCGCTATATTTGTGCTTATTATCGGATTAGCAATATTCGGCCTTGTTTCATCTGTTATTACAGATCCAATGGGAATATTGAAAAACATTGGTATCATGTTAGCTGTCGTCGGTATCTTTTACTTACTCTACAAAATGTTTACAAACTCTAGTGGTTCTGCAAATTCGCAAAGCTCATATAAGCGTGCAGCGAAACAATCGAACCGCAAACACGGGAAACAAAATGTAGCACCCCTAAGTAATTCTTTCTTGAAACGAAATGCTTCTGATGACAAGGGGAAAAAGGGTAATTCTCCATCGTTGAAAAGAAAAAGAAAACAATCTCATTTAACTGTCATTGAAGGTAAAAAAAACAAAAAGAAAGACCGTGCTTCCTTTTAGGAAATACGGTCTTTTTTTATCTCAATTAGTATGGGCAAATAATCAGTGGGGATGAGAAAAGCCCCGATTAATTAAAGTTTCACTTTATATATTGAAGTACTTCTTTCAAACTTTTTTCTTTCATACTTTCGATACGAAGGTGATGGTTTTCAAATTGTAGATTTCTTGTCACATCATTAGGTACGACGACACATTTTAATCCTGCTGCAATTGCTGCTTTCAATCCATTTAATGAATCTTCAAATACAACAGCTTCCGATGGTTCAACTCCTAATTCTTCTATCGCAACTTTATAAAGAGCGGGATCTGGTTTTACCTTCACGACATCTTCTCTCGTTTTAATCACTTCAAAATACTCTCTAATCTGTAGCTCTTCTAAAAAACGAACGACCCACTCTCTAGATGAACTGGAGGCTAATGCGATTTTTAATCCAACTTCTTTCGCTTCTTCTAAATATTCTTTTACACCGTCACGTGCTTTCGGTATTTTCATTTTTTCTTTATGTAAAGTTGTTACTTTTTCCTTTAATGTACGCTCATTAAACTTTTCTTTTAATTGCTCTTTTAAATATGCATAAAGCACTTCATCTGTCGTTCCAATACATTTTGCAAATTCCTCTAAAGGTAACTCGCCGCCGTATTCACGAACAGCATCTCTAAAAGAGTGAAACCATATTGTTTCTGTGTCCACAATTAATCCATCAAAATCAAAAATAATCGCTTTCATTATTCTCCCGTCCTTTTCGATTGAAATAAAAAAGGAAACGCCATACGTTCCCCTTAATTACTTTTCTCTTCATTTGCTTTTTGAACACCACGAAGTGTTTCTACTCGAACTTCATCTTGTTCAAAGTATTGTACTAAATCACCGATACGGTCAATTGATTCCCAACTTAAATGATGTTCAATTCCTTCTACATCATTATAAATTTTGCTTTCATCCACACCGATAATGCGCATAAACTGTTCTAACAATTCATGACGATATACGAGACGTTCTCCGATTTTTTTACCTTTTGATGTTAATACAAGCCCTCTATATTTTTCATAAATTAGATATTCGTCCTTGTCTAATTTTTGTACCATTTTTGTTACAGAGGATGGATGTACACTAAGCGCTTCAGCAATATCAGATACACGGGCATAACCCTTTTCATCAATCAACAAATAAATTTGTTCAATATAATCTTCCATACTAGGGGTAGGCATCGGTTTCCTCCATCCAATTTCATTTTGCTTATTCCGTACGAAGCAATCAATAAAATGATACACCAGAAAGAATAACGTGACAAGGTGGAAACGAGCCTAAATATATAAAACAAAAAAAGAATCCATATTCGCATACAGATTCCCCTTATGTAAAATATTGAATTTCTGCATCGGGAAAATACTCATATATATAACCTCGTATTGTTTCTTCTAATACTTCCACATCATCCTTTTGATATACATATTTTCCAATACCGTATCGTCCCCATTTATATTTCCGCTTCTCTTCATCCATTTCAAGTTTCGTATTTGGATAACGCTCTTGAATGACCTTTTTTGCCGGTTTCGTAAAGCGATGTTGAATTAATTCGAACGTTAAATTTGGTATCGTCATATCTTTTAACGCATTGTACAACCGTTCAAACAATTCACGGTACCCTTCTTCCCACCCTTCATGCATATAAATTGGCGCAACAATAAAACCAAGAGGGTAATTAGCCCCCGCCACTTTACGTGCAGCCTCAATTCGTTCTTCAAATGGCGATGTCCCTGGTTCAAAATTTTTAATCACATAACGTGAATTAATACTAAATCGAAAACGCGTTTTCCCATTATGCCTTGCATCTAATAAATGATCAACGTGCGAATATTTTGTAACGAAACGTAAACGTCCATGTTCACTGTCTCCGATAAACTCTATCGCCCGCTTTAATGCATGTGTTAAATGATCAATTCCGACGATGTCTGATGTACACGCCGCTTCAAATCTTGTTATTTCAGGGGCCCTTTCATCCATATATTGCTTTGCCTTCTCAAATATTTCATCTAGATTCACATACACCCTTACGTAAGGTTTACTACCAAGTGTCGTTTGCAAATAACAATAATGACAATGTCCCATACACCCTGTTGCAAGCGGGATTGCATATTCAGCTGACGGCTTTGATGTATCAAACTTTAATGTCTTCCTCACCCCAACGACTAGTGTCGCTTTTGCATTACGATACTTTTGCAATTCATTTTCGCCTGGCAAATTTCTAATTTGATTGTGTGATGTCGTTTCACGAATTTCTAATCCCATCTTCGTAAACTTCTCATAAAGCTCTTTTCCAAGCGGATATTCGAGTGCCCTCGGTTCAAAGTAAACGAGTTTTGGCATAAATGGTTTCATATGCTTCCCTCCTCTCGTTAGTATGGGAAACAAAGTAAAATTAACACAGATTAAAGTTTTCCACTTCAGTAACTTGCGTTGCAAGTTACTGAATGTTATAATTTGGATACCAGCTACCTTGCAACGCAAGTTACCTGGATAAAAGGTGGTGAAATCATGCACAGCCAAATGTTAAAAGGTGTACTAGAAGGGTGTATTCTATACATCATTTCACAAGAAGAAGTGTACGGATATGAACTGAGTACAAAATTAAATAAACATGGCTTTACATTCGTAAGCGAAGGAAGCATATATCCGTTATTGTTACGCATGCAAAAAGAGAAACTTATTGAAGGTACATTAAAGGCTTCCTCTCTTGGACCGAAGCGAAAATATTATCACGTAACTGATAAGGGATTAGAACAGCTTGAAGAATTTAAAAAAAGCTGGGGAATGGTTTCAACGACGGTAAACAATTTATTACAAGGGGAGTGATAGGGATGAATGCGCAAGATATGGTTAAATTGAACAATAGAAAACGAGAACTTCTAACACCTGAAAACGAATCTGCTTACGGTGATATGTTAGTATATCTTCGATTATCTAACGTACCCGAGCAACAAATGGAGGAACTTTTACTAGAAATATTAGATCATCTTATCGAAGCACAAACAGAAAATAAAAATGCTTACGACATCTTTGGAGATGATTTACAATCTTATTGCGATGAACTTATATCAGCTTCACCAACCCAAACAAAGCTAGAAAAAACTTCTTTGATTGGATTTGCTATTAGTTTACTTCTTGCTATACAGTTTGGCATAGATGCAATTATTTCATTTTTTATGTTTCTCTTTAAAAAAAACAATACATTATCAAGTCCGCCTTTTAGCATCCTTGGAACTACTTTGTCTGTTTCACTAATTATACTAGGCATACTGTTTATTTTATATTTATTAAAGCGTTACTCCTTTGATCAGAAGATGAATTGGAAAAGAAGAATTCTATTTGGTTTCGCTTTCGCTACTCCATTTTGTTCCGCTATATTCTTAAATATTTATTTCAAAAAGCAACCTTACCTCATTTATCATCTAACCTTTTGGCAAAATGCCTTAATCGCTATCTTATTTTACGTTTTATATAAATTACTATATAAAAAATCAAATTTTTAACAGCCTCTCAAGAGGCTGTTTTTTCTTCTGTCTAATTTTACAAATTGAAAAATTTCATAAAGAAAATAAGAAAAATGCAAAATAATTAAAGTTAATTGTTGACGTGATGCTTTTATTATCGGTATCATAAATCTTCGTGAGCAATTATTTTTCGTTATACGATTTTTTTATTATTACTGAATTTTTGAGAGGAGAAATTAGATGTCAGTTAAGAAGAAAACGCAAGTACGCACCGGCAAAATGGTACGTGAACTAATGTTAGCAGACGAAGATGTAAATGCTTCGCTAATTATGGTATATAGTGAAAACGGTGTAAACGCAGAAATTAAAATCGAGGGCTTAACGCCGAAATGTAACGAAGAATTATTTTTGAGCGGAAACGTGGATTGGAACAAGAGTGTTATTTATAAAATTGTTGATTTCACTGGGAACGCTGAAGTTGGTAAAGTTACATTAACAGCGATGAACAAAAATAATGTTTCTCTAGAAGTTGAACGCGTTATGTGGAGCAAAGAAAATAAAGAAGCTGCTGAGCAAGAAGAAACAGTTGCAGAAGCTACTCCGAAAAAAGAAGTAGTTGTAGAAGCTCCAAAAGCAGTTACACCTGCTCCAAAACCTGTTACGCGAGTAGAAACACCTGCTATGGCGCCTAAACCTACTCCGGTACCAACACCGAAGCCAGTAAGTGTTGAAGCAGCTGTAGAACTATCTACTCCAGCACCTATGAAAAAAACAGTACCTACTCCAGTTACAAAGCAAGAGACAGCACCGGTTACTCCTGCAAAACCAAAGCAACCTGCTTTGACTGAAACAAATACAAAACTACAAGAAAATTATGTTAAACTTGTGAAAAAGACAATTGAAGTTTGTCAAGATTACGAGCTTGGCATCGACATAGATGATTCTATTGAAGGATTAAAAGAAGAGCTACAAAGCCAAGGTATTAGCGTTACATTCGACAAAGAGATTATGGACGTTGTAAATCGCCTTCGTTCTTTACAAGATAAAGGAATCAAAGTAGAAAAAGTACTTACTTTACTATAAAAATAAGGAGATGGCGGTCGCCATCTCCTTATTTTTTATAATTCCATTCATTACTTTCATACTTCTCTTTTGCTAACGTTTGAACTTCATGAAGCTGTTCTTCTGTTAGTTCATACGGCACAAGCTCTATATCTAATCCTTTTTCAAATCCAGTTTCAAACGCTTTAATTAACTGTTCAATCGTAAATGTACGATCTGTTAATTCATTAATCGCTACCGCTTTAGAAGAAAACATGTTTTTCATACGCTCTTTTACACGTTCATTCGGGAATAAAAATAGATCGTATAACTCATCTAAATCTATTTCTAACGGAATAGAACCGTGCTGTAAAATAACACCTTTTTGACGTGTTTGAGCACTACCTGCGATTTTTCTTCCTTCAACTACAATTTCATACCAAGATGGTGCATCAAAACATACTCCTGAACGCGGATTTTTCAAATTTTCACGATCCGCTTCTGTTTTCGGAACTGCATAATATGCTTCTAATCCTAATGCCTTAAAACCATCTAATAAGCCTTGCGAAATAACACGATATGCTTCTGTAACTGTTTTTGGCATATTTGGATGATCTTCAGACACAATAACACTGTACGTTAATTCTTTATCATGTAATACACCCCTGCCGCCTGTTTGACGACGAACGAAACCATATTCTTTTTCGTTAACTACATCCATATTAATGTCTTTTTCAACACGCTGAAAATACCCGACTGTTAATGTCGGCACTTCCCATTCATAAAAACGAATTGTTGGCGGCATTTTCTTTTCACTTTGCCAATTTAATAAGCATTCATCTAACGCCATATTAAATGCTGGTGAACATTGACCAGAGTTAATATAACACCATTTTTCTTTTCCCATCCTGCACCTCATATAACCAATTATTTTTCACATTCTCTAGTCTACCAAATTCGACAAAATTTGTGAAAGAATACGAAATTTCTTCTTATATGCGAATGAATCTGTTGCATAAATACATATGGGCATTATAATATTGAAAGTAGGATTAGAAAAAAGGGAGCGATAGAACCGTGTCAACAAGTTGGATTATTTTATTAGCCGTAATCGTAGCGTTCATCGGTTACACTGTATGGATGTATTTCTATCAGAAAAAATTAATTAAAACTCTTACAGAAGAAGAATTTCGCGCTGGCTACCGTAAAGCACAGCTTATCGATATTCGCGAAGCAGACGAATATAACGCAGGGCATATTTTAGGTGCACGTAACATTCCGTTATCACAAGTTCGCCTTCGTCATAAAGAACTTCGTAAAGATCAACCTGTTTACTTATACTGCCAAAGCGGATTCCGTACAGGTCGTGCAGCACAATACTTAAAAAAACAAGGCTACAAAGATTTCTACCAATTACAAGGTGGATTTAAATCTTGGACAGGCAAAATTAAAAAGAAATAACATACAAAAAACTAGCTGTGTAATTCAGCTAGTTTTTTCATTCCATATTGTTCGCAATGTATAATAAATTTTGCTTGATTACATCTTCATCTTTCTCGTCTACATTACGATATAATAGCTGATATTCAATTCCCTGCTCTTGCCATATAAGCGTAGCGAATTCATCTCCTCGTTCGTAATCATCCTTATTTTTAAAATAAGCAGGCGCTCCATTATTCAGCCTCATTTGTTCTTGAAATCGATTCTCTTCTACGAGGTATGGAAAACTGTAAGAAAAGTTTGCTACTGTTAATTCTATATAGTCGCGCCTTCCTTTCTCTTGTTGCTTATATTTAATCGTTACGACAACATTCTTCTTGCCCATCATCCTTACCTCCCCCATCACATCACTCGTAATGTCATAAGGTAAAAATGTTGGAACTTTGAACTTCGCTGGAAAATATTTCGGTAGCTCCTTTAGCGGGATAGGATCAGTAACACGATCCTTAGCCCCCCCTGTTGTTCCCACAAATGTTTTTTCTTCTTGCATCGTTTGCTGAAATGAACATGAGCTAAGTAATACACTAGAAAACACGAAACAAACGATTCCTTTTTTCAATTTGTTTCCGCCCTTTCATACCGCCCTCTTAACGACCGAAGCGTTTATACTCTCTTCATATTCGCTTCGTTATGAAACGCCTCCTCCGAAAACTTTCCACGTTATTCTCACACATTTTGACAAAAACTCTTTGCAAACATACAAAAAAGACCCCGCTACTCTCACGCCCAAATAAAAAGGTTACGCGAATAACAGAAGTCATGTTTATAACATAGTTTGTGAAAAGCTTTTCAGGTCAAGATTTTTTCATTCTTATTATTTTCCCCTTATAATTAAGTAAAGAGGTGATACATATGGCCAATATAAAACAGATTGCAAAAACTGCTGGTGTATCCATAGCAACTGTTTCCCGCGTCCTTAATAATCACCCTTACGTAAAAGAAGAAAAACGTAAGCGTGTTCTAGATGCAGTTGAAGAATTGAACTATGCAAAAAATATTAATGCTATTCATTTAATAAAGGGAAAAACATATACAATCGGGGTTATGCTCCCTTTCATTAATGTTCCATACTTCAGTACCATTATTGAAGGAATCGGAAACGAAGCATTAGCAGCTGGATATCATATTAATTTATGCCAAACGAATTACGATAGTATTGAAGAAATTCGCGTTCTTGAAATGATGAAAATGAAACAATTCGACGGGATGATTATTTGCTCTCGAACGAGTTCATGGGAACAAATTGAACCGTTCGCAAAATTTGCCCCCATTATTTCATGTGAAAAAATGAAACATCCGCTCATTTCATCTGTCTTTGTAGATCATTATGAAGGATTCCGCCTTGGTACTTCCTATTTACTCAGTAAAGGTCATGAAAAAATCGGCATTTGTTTAGCAAGAAAAACAAGTGTTAATTCAATCGAGCGTAAAAAAGCTTTCGCCGATACTCTTCGTCACGAAGGAAAAACAGTGCACCCTGATTGGATTTTCCATCAATGTTATACGATGCAGGACGGGGCAAAAATACTTCATCGTATTTTAAACATGAAAAATCGTCCAACCGCTATTTTTACAGCGAACGATCAAGTTGCAGCTGGTTTATTAACAGAGGCGCGAAAACATGGCATTCGAATACCCGAAGACCTCGCTATCCTCGGATTTGATAACCATGAAATTTCAAAAGCATTAGAAATTACAACTATTGAACATCCCGGTCTCACAATGGGCTCACATGCTTTTTCTTTATTCCATAAACAAATTCAAAGTGAACAAATTATCGGCAACGCAGAAGAACTTTCATTCCATTTAATTGAGCGAGAAACAGTCTAAAAAAGAGCGTTAACTATAGCGCTCTTTTTTCAACTCTTCACCTATTGACTTTATATTTTCCATCTCATATAATTAACCTAACGAACGGTAGGTAGGGGATGAAAATGACAGCAAACCGCATTAAAGCTGTAGCACTTTCTCATTTCGCACGCTACGGCTACGAAGGAACTTCATTAGCAAATATTGCTCAAGAAGTTGGGATTAAAAAACCATCGATTTACGCACACTTTAAAGGAAAAGAAGAGTTATATTTCACATGCTTAGAATCCGCTCTTCAAAAAGATTTGCAAAGCTTCACAGACGATATCGAAAATTTTTCAAAATTGTCCACTGAAGAATTACTAGTAAATCTGTTAAAAGGTTATGCAAAACGATTTGGTGAAAGTGAAGAATCAATGTTTTGGTTACGAACTTCTTATTTTCCGCCGGATGCATTTCGCGAACAAATTATCAATAAAGCGAATGTACACATTGAAAACGTCGGAAAACTTTTATTCCCTGTATTTAAAAGGGCAAGCGAGCAAGATGAGCTGCATAACATTGAAGTAAAAGATGCCTTAGAAGCTTTTCTATGCTTACTTGACGGTCTTATGGTTGAACTACTATACGCAGGTTTAAATCGTTTTGAGACACGTTTAGACGCCTCTTGGAAAGTATTTTGGCGCGGACTTTCAAACTGACGGATTGCTCCTTTGCAATGCGTCGTTTTTAAGCCCTTTACCTAACGACTGGTAGGAAGGAGAAATGACATATGGCATGGATTTATGTAATCTTAGCTGGTATTATTGAAATCTTTTGGGTAATTGGACTAAAACACGCGGAGACACCACTTGAGTGGATAGGTGTCGCTCTATTAATTACAGTAAGTTTCGTCTTATTATTTAGAGCTTATAAAGATTTACCTGTCGGTACTGTGTACGCAGTCTTTACAGGAATCGGCGCAGGCGGAATCGTTCTTACAGAGATTTTCATCTTCGGAGAACCATTCTCTATTGTAAAAGTATTATTAATCGGTTTAATCTTCTTCGGAGTAATTGGTTTAAAACGAGTAACAGAAGAAAAAGAAACGAAGGAGGCTGCATAAAATGGCTTGGGTATTTTTAATTCTAGCTGGTATTTGTGAAATTATTGGTGTACTCTTTATGAAAGTAGCCACTGAAAAGAAAGGCTGGGCACCAAAAGTTATTTTAATCGCTAACTTCGGCGTAAGCTTCTTCTTCTTATCCCTTGCGATGGACACATTACCGATGGGAACTGCTTACGCGATTTGGACTGGAATCGGAACTGCCGGTAGTGCACTTCTAGGTATTCTTATTTTCCGCGAATCAGCGGATTGGCGTCGTCTTGCCTTCTTAAGCTGCATTCTATGCGGCGCTGTTGGCTTAAAACTATTAAGCTAACGTGAGGTGAATGTCATGTGGAAAGAAAAAGGAAAACAAATGTTAGCATGGATTACACTTGGTATCGTCATTCTATTACAGATAAGTTTTCATATAATAGAATCATTGTTTCATAAAGTAGTATCCATTCTCACATTCCTTCCTAACATGACACTTGAAATTGTATCAATTGTTTGGTCCATTATTGCCTCCATTGCAATCGTTATTATATGGAGTATCGCCAAGCTATGGAATAAGTTATTTAAAAAGGACAGTTCTTCTGAAAAGAAGTAACTGTCCTTTTTTTATCCCGCATTAACGGGCAGTAAGACCCCCACCTCAAAATTCGGCGAATGCGAGGGAGTTAGGTGGGAGATCAACTGCCCGTAAACGCCCGATTGGTTCAGCTAATAATCAGTGGGGATGGACAAAACCCCCACTGATTAAAGTTTCACTTTATATTCATTCAGATTTTCTATAGAAATTTGATGCGATCAGACAAAGCAGACCAGCTATGACAACACTCATACCAATCCCTTTATGCAAATTAGGAAATGGCGATGGTATATCTGAGTAAAAATTTACTAATATGAGACCAATTGAAAATAAAAGGACTCCTATTCTATATAACCATTTTCTTTTTTTCATCATTCTCCCTCCTAAAATTTTTCATACCCTTCTTTCTTTTGGACATACTACCTAAAAAAGGAGTGGATAGTATGCAGAATTCTATACATAAGCAAATCCTATTTTTATTTTTCCTCTTTCTCATTCTCGTTATCGTTTTCAGCTTTATATTACATACTCCGAAAGATGTACCTATTAGCGTTTCTTTGTATAAACTTTTGCTCTCGTATTGTCGTTATTGAAGAAGGTGCCTTTTAAAATTCTTGGCAAGAAAAAAAGACCAACATTTTCCTGTTGGTCTTTCGTATATGTATCACTTTTCAAAGCGATCTAACATTTCGTCTCTCATTCCGAAACTAACAACCGCAATTCCTACATACATAAATAGAAGGAATGCCGGATGAACTGTATTGTACCAGCTGCTATCAACAATTAAATAAATTGTTAACGCCACAACAAGAACAAAAGCTAAAATAAACATATAAAAGTGTCTTGTACTACCCATGATAAACTCCTCTCTGCTCTCTTCACCATTCAACAGTATATTTTATCGAATAATTCGATATGACTCAAGGCTAACTTTCTGTTATGTAATCAAGTTCTACCTTTACAATGTCCTCACACGCTATTGAAATGATCGTTCCCTGCTTATCAATCGCTGTCACTTCTCTATTGTCCATTACACGATGAGCTACTCTTTCTAGCACTTTCCCTTGGTCTCGGTAACAAAATTCTTTTATATCTTTAATTGTTTCTCCATTTTCTAAATGGTATACCATTCTATAACATCGATATCCCACACTTTCACCCCCATATTGCTCGTTTTTTCACATATACATAAAAATGAGTAATTTTTTCCTCATCACATCTTCTTAATTTCAATAAAATTCTAACAAAAATAAATACTTTTATCAAACCGACTTTTTCAACAAAATCGGCTATAAAACTGCTTCTTTACAGCAATATGAAACAAAAAATAATAATTTTTAACACTTTTTTCATCCTACCTGCACAAAAAAAAGAACCCGCATATAGCGAGTTCTTTTTTATTCTAATCAAACTTGTACAGGAGCTAGCTT
This genomic interval from Bacillus cereus contains the following:
- a CDS encoding lipoate--protein ligase family protein, which translates into the protein MGKEKWCYINSGQCSPAFNMALDECLLNWQSEKKMPPTIRFYEWEVPTLTVGYFQRVEKDINMDVVNEKEYGFVRRQTGGRGVLHDKELTYSVIVSEDHPNMPKTVTEAYRVISQGLLDGFKALGLEAYYAVPKTEADRENLKNPRSGVCFDAPSWYEIVVEGRKIAGSAQTRQKGVILQHGSIPLEIDLDELYDLFLFPNERVKERMKNMFSSKAVAINELTDRTFTIEQLIKAFETGFEKGLDIELVPYELTEEQLHEVQTLAKEKYESNEWNYKK
- the splB gene encoding spore photoproduct lyase, whose product is MKPFMPKLVYFEPRALEYPLGKELYEKFTKMGLEIRETTSHNQIRNLPGENELQKYRNAKATLVVGVRKTLKFDTSKPSAEYAIPLATGCMGHCHYCYLQTTLGSKPYVRVYVNLDEIFEKAKQYMDERAPEITRFEAACTSDIVGIDHLTHALKRAIEFIGDSEHGRLRFVTKYSHVDHLLDARHNGKTRFRFSINSRYVIKNFEPGTSPFEERIEAARKVAGANYPLGFIVAPIYMHEGWEEGYRELFERLYNALKDMTIPNLTFELIQHRFTKPAKKVIQERYPNTKLEMDEEKRKYKWGRYGIGKYVYQKDDVEVLEETIRGYIYEYFPDAEIQYFT
- a CDS encoding DMT family transporter, whose product is MAWIYVILAGIIEIFWVIGLKHAETPLEWIGVALLITVSFVLLFRAYKDLPVGTVYAVFTGIGAGGIVLTEIFIFGEPFSIVKVLLIGLIFFGVIGLKRVTEEKETKEAA
- a CDS encoding DUF1385 domain-containing protein, which gives rise to MAEESKQIYGGQAVIEGVMFGGREYTVTAVRRKDKSIEFYRLPRVRNKALSILKKIPFIRGIAAIVDASANGAKHLNFASERFDVHPEEDEQIANKKEEQSKLTMILGVAAVGVLSFIFGKVIFTAVPALLAELTRPIFPSHTGQIIVESVIKLMLLLSYIYFISLTPLIKRVFQYHGAEHKVINAYENNLPLTVDNVQKQTRLHYRCGSSFIIFTVIIGMFVYFLVPTDPLWARVVNRILLIPVVLGISFEVLQFTNRLRDVPVLRVLGYPGLWLQLLTTKEPTDDQAEVAIASFEELLRLENKQ
- a CDS encoding DNA polymerase III subunit delta, giving the protein MFSSVLLSSCSFQQTMQEEKTFVGTTGGAKDRVTDPIPLKELPKYFPAKFKVPTFLPYDITSDVMGEVRMMGKKNVVVTIKYKQQEKGRRDYIELTVANFSYSFPYLVEENRFQEQMRLNNGAPAYFKNKDDYERGDEFATLIWQEQGIEYQLLYRNVDEKDEDVIKQNLLYIANNME
- the mntR gene encoding transcriptional regulator MntR gives rise to the protein MPTPSMEDYIEQIYLLIDEKGYARVSDIAEALSVHPSSVTKMVQKLDKDEYLIYEKYRGLVLTSKGKKIGERLVYRHELLEQFMRIIGVDESKIYNDVEGIEHHLSWESIDRIGDLVQYFEQDEVRVETLRGVQKANEEKSN
- a CDS encoding DUF1129 family protein encodes the protein MNAQDMVKLNNRKRELLTPENESAYGDMLVYLRLSNVPEQQMEELLLEILDHLIEAQTENKNAYDIFGDDLQSYCDELISASPTQTKLEKTSLIGFAISLLLAIQFGIDAIISFFMFLFKKNNTLSSPPFSILGTTLSVSLIILGILFILYLLKRYSFDQKMNWKRRILFGFAFATPFCSAIFLNIYFKKQPYLIYHLTFWQNALIAILFYVLYKLLYKKSNF
- a CDS encoding DMT family transporter codes for the protein MAWVFLILAGICEIIGVLFMKVATEKKGWAPKVILIANFGVSFFFLSLAMDTLPMGTAYAIWTGIGTAGSALLGILIFRESADWRRLAFLSCILCGAVGLKLLS
- a CDS encoding LacI family DNA-binding transcriptional regulator, which codes for MANIKQIAKTAGVSIATVSRVLNNHPYVKEEKRKRVLDAVEELNYAKNINAIHLIKGKTYTIGVMLPFINVPYFSTIIEGIGNEALAAGYHINLCQTNYDSIEEIRVLEMMKMKQFDGMIICSRTSSWEQIEPFAKFAPIISCEKMKHPLISSVFVDHYEGFRLGTSYLLSKGHEKIGICLARKTSVNSIERKKAFADTLRHEGKTVHPDWIFHQCYTMQDGAKILHRILNMKNRPTAIFTANDQVAAGLLTEARKHGIRIPEDLAILGFDNHEISKALEITTIEHPGLTMGSHAFSLFHKQIQSEQIIGNAEELSFHLIERETV
- a CDS encoding HAD family hydrolase, producing MKAIIFDFDGLIVDTETIWFHSFRDAVREYGGELPLEEFAKCIGTTDEVLYAYLKEQLKEKFNERTLKEKVTTLHKEKMKIPKARDGVKEYLEEAKEVGLKIALASSSSREWVVRFLEELQIREYFEVIKTREDVVKVKPDPALYKVAIEELGVEPSEAVVFEDSLNGLKAAIAAGLKCVVVPNDVTRNLQFENHHLRIESMKEKSLKEVLQYIK
- a CDS encoding rhodanese-like domain-containing protein, with translation MSTSWIILLAVIVAFIGYTVWMYFYQKKLIKTLTEEEFRAGYRKAQLIDIREADEYNAGHILGARNIPLSQVRLRHKELRKDQPVYLYCQSGFRTGRAAQYLKKQGYKDFYQLQGGFKSWTGKIKKK
- a CDS encoding PadR family transcriptional regulator; protein product: MHSQMLKGVLEGCILYIISQEEVYGYELSTKLNKHGFTFVSEGSIYPLLLRMQKEKLIEGTLKASSLGPKRKYYHVTDKGLEQLEEFKKSWGMVSTTVNNLLQGE
- a CDS encoding SA1362 family protein, translated to MNGRSFTFAIFVLIIGLAIFGLVSSVITDPMGILKNIGIMLAVVGIFYLLYKMFTNSSGSANSQSSYKRAAKQSNRKHGKQNVAPLSNSFLKRNASDDKGKKGNSPSLKRKRKQSHLTVIEGKKNKKKDRASF
- a CDS encoding TetR/AcrR family transcriptional regulator yields the protein MKMTANRIKAVALSHFARYGYEGTSLANIAQEVGIKKPSIYAHFKGKEELYFTCLESALQKDLQSFTDDIENFSKLSTEELLVNLLKGYAKRFGESEESMFWLRTSYFPPDAFREQIINKANVHIENVGKLLFPVFKRASEQDELHNIEVKDALEAFLCLLDGLMVELLYAGLNRFETRLDASWKVFWRGLSN